A window of the Miscanthus floridulus cultivar M001 chromosome 14, ASM1932011v1, whole genome shotgun sequence genome harbors these coding sequences:
- the LOC136503429 gene encoding uncharacterized protein, with protein MADLNEEVGGTNGHAVWTTPETAFMLTHLANLVASGTKTCSGFKKVHLNTCAKAVNEKFRTMKTGEQVKNHLKTQQRKFAKMTKLRKVSATGWDEDNFIITLDEEHYNDYVKDHKADAEFLNKRRPNYGEMRTIFGNSMATGKFAKDSNSALGTEEANTENEDLNANAVSELNANGESEATPSPSNQGATSSASKPKKARIGGDEEDGLIAVISRVGDRLAEAIEKACAAPPPQPTNDLPDDLFNMLINLPGFDAAQLNLYYQYLVANKDMGRAFYNLPFDHKLMWVAMFVSERFPGQ; from the exons ATGGCAGACCTGAACGAGGAAGTTGGGGGAACAAATGGACATGCTGTATGGACAACACCAGAGACCGCTTTTATGCTAACTCACCTAGCCAATCTGGTGGCTAGTGGCACAAAGACATGTTCTGGCTTTAAGAAAGTCCATTTGAACACTTGTGCTAAAGCTGTCAATGAAAAGTTCAGGACCATGAAAACTGGGGAGCAAGTTAAAAATCATTTGAAGACACAACAAAGGAAGTTTGCAAAGATGACCAAGCTTAGGAAAGTGAGTGCTACTGGTTGGGATGAGGACAActtcattatcactcttgatGAGGAGCACTACAATGACTATGTTAAG GATCACAAGGCTGATGCTGAATTCTTGAACAAGCGCCGTCCAAACTATGGTGAGATGCGGACAATCTTTGGAAATAGTATGGCAACAGGAAAGTTTGCCAAGGACTCAAATTCTGCATTAGGTACTGAAGAAGCTAACACTGAAAATGAAGACCTGAATGCAAATGCTGTGAGTGAGTTGAATGCAAATGGTGAGAGCGAGGCCACTCCCTCTCCTTCTAATCAAGGGGCTACCTCATCAGCAAGCAAGCCAAAGAAAGCTAGGATTGGTGGGGATGAAGAGGATGGGCTGATTGCTGTAATCAGTCGTGTTGGTGACAGACTTGCTGAAGCTATAGAGAAGGCCTGTGCTGCACCCCCACCACAGCCCACCAATGATTTACCAGATGATCTATTCAACATGTTGATTAACCTTCCAGGTTTCGATGCCGCCCAGTTAAATCTGTACTACCAGTATTTGGTGGCCAACAAAGACATGGGACGCGCATTCTACAACCTTCCTTTTGACCACAAGTTGATGTGGGTGGCTATGTTTGTCTCTGAGAGGTTCCCAGGACAGTGA